Part of the Bacteroidota bacterium genome is shown below.
CAGAACTACCAGAACGCGCTTGAACGCGCCGGTGCGGAAATTTTGTATATGTGTGATCAGGAAAAGAAGGAATGCGCAAAGCGGTATGCAGGCGTGCACCTGCAAAAATTCTCAGATATGCATTCGGTCTCGAACCTGAAAGGCAGGTATCTCCTTGCACGCATGAACGCAGCTGAGCAGACGGCTTATGTAGCCGTAGGCGTAGGTGTTGCCGCTTATACGATTCACGTGATCGAGGTGAAGGATATGGAGACCGACAAAGTTGCACTGGATGTTGCGGCCCTCGGTAAAGGCATCGACATGCGCGGGTATGTAGTGGTTGAAGGCATTTACTTTGACACCGACAAGGCAACGCTAAAACCGGCCTCGGAGCCGGCGTTGCTCGAGATTGCCAAACTCATGAATGCAAGACCCGACCTGAACGTCTACCTAGTTGGCCATACAGATTCCCAGGGAAGTTTAACCCATAACCAGGCCCTGTCACAAAACCGGGCCAATGCAGTTATGCGTGAGTTGGCGGCGCAACATGGCATAGATGCAGCACGCATGGAGGCACACGGTGTGGGTCCTTTGTCGCCTCAGGCTAAAAACACAAATGAAAACGGACGCTCGAAGAACCGGCGTGTTGTGCTTGTTGAGCGTGTTAACTAAAGACAAACACATGAATCTTTCGATTCCTGTGTTTGCTGTTACAAGTTGCTGGTTTAAGGTTGA
Proteins encoded:
- a CDS encoding OmpA family protein; the encoded protein is MKKLALVVLMCCVSSPVLGQGRIPKTDHPLISAYEGSKMTHKSIQEYDQYNAFMGMDESGKEPTGLSLAGKITKMRYKKPIERSIFEIYQNYQNALERAGAEILYMCDQEKKECAKRYAGVHLQKFSDMHSVSNLKGRYLLARMNAAEQTAYVAVGVGVAAYTIHVIEVKDMETDKVALDVAALGKGIDMRGYVVVEGIYFDTDKATLKPASEPALLEIAKLMNARPDLNVYLVGHTDSQGSLTHNQALSQNRANAVMRELAAQHGIDAARMEAHGVGPLSPQAKNTNENGRSKNRRVVLVERVN